A region from the Candidatus Methylomirabilota bacterium genome encodes:
- a CDS encoding MaoC family dehydratase, translating into MPDPAFSPETHRFAEPRWFDDLRVGERFFIPSRTMTEALFAAFQLASADNHPIHYDREYCHRHGHRDLLAHGLLVTAQAAAGAGWFPHVIGDSLIAFLEQSSRFLEPVYVGDTVYPELVITRLEPGRTTGVVVLRATVHNQARELVMEGEHKYLLRRKPAA; encoded by the coding sequence ATGCCCGACCCGGCCTTCAGTCCGGAGACGCACCGCTTCGCGGAGCCGCGCTGGTTCGACGACCTGCGGGTGGGCGAGCGCTTCTTCATCCCCTCCCGCACCATGACCGAGGCCCTCTTCGCGGCCTTCCAGCTCGCCTCCGCCGACAACCATCCGATCCACTACGACCGGGAGTACTGCCACCGCCACGGCCATCGCGATCTCCTGGCCCACGGGCTGCTGGTCACCGCCCAGGCCGCGGCAGGCGCGGGCTGGTTCCCGCACGTGATCGGCGACTCGCTGATCGCGTTCCTCGAGCAGTCCTCGCGCTTCCTCGAGCCGGTGTACGTGGGCGACACGGTGTACCCGGAGCTGGTGATCACCCGGCTCGAGCCGGGGCGCACCACCGGGGTCGTGGTGCTGCGCGCGACCGTCCACAATCAGGCGCGCGAGCTCGTGATGGAAGGCGAGCACAAGTACCTCCTCCGGCGGAAGCCGGCGGCCTGA